One Lysinibacillus sp. OF-1 DNA segment encodes these proteins:
- a CDS encoding TraB/GumN family protein, translated as MMKKMMKRTSAVLLGASLMLTTVVPVIHAEEQLQPQVPSISPWAIETLNEGEKYGIFPMEWYYDGFLEEISVDKVNELLALTEKKIATLGLAENKQYKPVSVKNDNTRGDIVKRMYNIVARYDLPVGKDAIQFMKEQNILQGSPNGLHLEKKATTQQAVILAVRFIKSTYALAEQGSKGVAWVVEDEDTTVYLLGSIHLGTPDLYPFDKKLVTAFNESDALLVEANILDTKALEYYSEKALYTEGKTLKDAVAPETYAKLEQVAKLYDLPMDQLTMQKPWMLSSALSMLAMDDSFGLTPQEMTMHGIDVYFLLNAQLQQKPVIELEGVKAQVDMFDALSPEAQEQSLVAVLDSIISPSDENQSKILKEWFTSWNKGNVEEFAKSFQAMEGTSSEFNKMLFGLRDEQMAKKIMNVLEEKEGKYFVVVGSGHFLVDKNIRYHLEKSGYNVKPFYQ; from the coding sequence ATGATGAAAAAGATGATGAAACGAACAAGTGCAGTATTGCTTGGTGCTTCGTTAATGCTGACAACGGTTGTACCTGTGATTCATGCTGAAGAGCAATTACAGCCTCAAGTTCCATCGATTAGTCCGTGGGCTATTGAAACATTAAATGAGGGAGAAAAATATGGTATTTTCCCTATGGAATGGTATTACGATGGTTTCCTTGAAGAAATTTCGGTGGATAAAGTAAATGAATTACTAGCTTTGACAGAAAAGAAAATTGCTACTCTAGGTTTAGCTGAAAATAAACAATACAAGCCAGTGAGTGTAAAGAACGATAATACACGTGGTGATATTGTGAAGCGCATGTACAATATCGTAGCACGCTATGATTTACCTGTTGGCAAAGATGCCATTCAATTTATGAAAGAACAAAATATATTACAAGGTTCTCCAAACGGACTGCATTTAGAAAAAAAAGCAACAACACAGCAGGCTGTTATACTAGCTGTTCGTTTCATTAAAAGTACATATGCCCTTGCAGAACAAGGATCGAAGGGGGTGGCCTGGGTTGTAGAGGATGAGGATACGACTGTGTACTTATTAGGATCCATCCATCTAGGCACACCAGACTTATATCCTTTCGATAAAAAATTAGTAACAGCGTTCAATGAATCGGATGCGCTATTAGTTGAGGCAAATATTTTGGATACAAAAGCACTTGAATATTATTCAGAAAAGGCACTGTATACAGAAGGTAAAACATTGAAAGATGCTGTGGCACCAGAAACATATGCAAAGCTTGAGCAAGTTGCAAAGCTTTACGATCTTCCGATGGATCAGCTGACAATGCAAAAGCCTTGGATGCTATCTAGTGCGTTATCAATGCTGGCAATGGACGATTCCTTTGGATTGACGCCACAAGAGATGACGATGCATGGTATTGATGTATACTTCTTATTGAATGCACAGTTGCAACAAAAGCCAGTCATTGAATTAGAAGGAGTAAAAGCACAAGTTGATATGTTTGATGCATTATCACCAGAAGCACAGGAGCAGTCATTAGTCGCAGTGTTGGATAGTATCATCAGTCCTTCTGATGAAAATCAATCAAAAATTCTTAAAGAGTGGTTTACAAGCTGGAATAAAGGGAATGTTGAGGAGTTCGCAAAAAGCTTCCAAGCAATGGAAGGTACATCATCAGAATTCAATAAAATGCTATTTGGTTTACGTGATGAACAAATGGCAAAGAAAATCATGAATGTACTTGAAGAAAAAGAAGGTAAGTACTTTGTTGTAGTTGGTTCTGGTCACTTCCTAGTCGATAAAAATATTCGCTATCACTTGGAGAAAAGCGGATACAATGTAAAACCATTTTATCAATAA
- a CDS encoding stalk domain-containing protein, translating into MKKLLIITSYLGFFILGGLTFTYFSTTEAANDLKKISVYQDPINYYVNKVEKVPQKGQSGFNYQGTIYVPMRFVAESLGEKVTWDGKTKSVYIGEVPQFTSLKDVKPIGRDEDPLFHNPSSIVIHTGEKFERSYQLGGYHGGGAVQDHTAEYLANGNYKGFETNLAPIKKLAANSFGVGFLKIYADGKLIYDSGAIKDKVKVHVNLDGASKVKFELEGSGLGILDPKFIQ; encoded by the coding sequence GTGAAGAAGTTATTGATAATAACAAGTTATTTAGGATTTTTTATATTAGGAGGTTTGACGTTTACGTACTTCTCAACTACGGAAGCGGCAAACGACTTGAAAAAGATCAGCGTGTATCAGGATCCAATCAATTACTATGTCAATAAGGTTGAAAAAGTGCCGCAAAAAGGTCAATCTGGATTTAATTATCAAGGTACAATATATGTTCCAATGCGCTTTGTTGCGGAATCTTTAGGTGAAAAGGTAACATGGGACGGAAAAACAAAATCCGTTTATATTGGTGAGGTTCCCCAATTCACCTCTTTGAAAGATGTAAAACCTATTGGGCGTGATGAGGACCCATTGTTCCATAATCCAAGTTCTATCGTAATTCATACAGGTGAAAAGTTCGAGCGTTCTTATCAACTTGGTGGTTACCATGGGGGCGGTGCTGTTCAAGACCATACAGCGGAATACTTAGCCAATGGAAATTACAAAGGATTCGAAACCAATTTGGCACCAATTAAAAAGTTAGCAGCTAACTCTTTCGGAGTAGGTTTCTTGAAAATTTACGCAGATGGTAAATTGATTTATGATAGTGGAGCAATCAAAGACAAGGTAAAGGTTCATGTTAATTTAGATGGAGCTTCAAAAGTGAAATTTGAACTTGAAGGTAGTGGTTTAGGTATATTAGATCCTAAATTTATTCAATAA